In Enterobacter sp. 638, a single window of DNA contains:
- the hxsD gene encoding His-Xaa-Ser system protein HxsD — MWEKVLQKDQFSEWVIRNTLYWMTPVSSWKLEENISSWIIFFETSSPECEFEFERLVNDFSLREKLHHQTGQLRDAIVSKVLRSIDDSLA; from the coding sequence ATGTGGGAAAAGGTGTTACAAAAAGATCAGTTTTCTGAATGGGTCATCCGAAACACCTTGTACTGGATGACACCTGTAAGCTCATGGAAACTTGAAGAAAATATATCCTCCTGGATTATCTTCTTTGAGACAAGTAGTCCTGAATGTGAGTTTGAATTCGAAAGGCTGGTAAATGATTTTAGCCTTCGGGAGAAACTTCATCATCAAACCGGTCAATTGCGTGACGCCATTGTCAGCAAGGTTCTCCGAAGCATAGATGACAGTCTTGCATAA
- a CDS encoding AlpA family transcriptional regulator, whose product MNNQNSRLIRLPEVMNKTGYCKAWVYRLISEGRFPAPVKIGVRAVAFVESEVDEWIQSVIEASRVKVA is encoded by the coding sequence ATGAACAATCAAAACTCCCGCCTCATACGCTTGCCAGAGGTTATGAACAAAACTGGCTACTGTAAAGCTTGGGTCTATCGTCTAATCAGTGAGGGTCGGTTTCCGGCACCAGTGAAGATCGGAGTTCGTGCCGTTGCTTTTGTCGAGAGTGAAGTTGACGAGTGGATTCAATCGGTTATCGAAGCAAGCAGAGTTAAAGTGGCTTAA
- a CDS encoding DNA-binding protein, which yields MNNIILFKSKKQFTAENNYNEFIKFCRYQLSGLTQAQDWEQYVWKGYVTFRKIGIGHKVFNSKDVMHEDFLDFAKAYIRYQHSWKPLKNYGAVMMALRCLEQALLQVLNSGLIYNVTAVVFDEAMQIGSKYFEGNVLAQCGIQLEKLSKFLCEHNLVKSGYISWKNHVKQKVKNNYLPEIEDYHRNDKLPDEAALLAIADIFSKNDEQLSPRDKFTSAVFALLLCCPSRISEILALPADCEITQRDEKGIERYGLRFYSVKGYGPNIKWIPQVMIPVAKKAIRRLLSLSQNARAFAQWCEKYPDKFYQHELCPKVDEKSKLTVTQVCHALGYPLHDHKSCFLKIRKTSLDGGKSFLNSNDYNYSLSELWEMISSGFSRDFPWYDEEKSIRFSNALCLLNPRQFTLSKMVDFYSFHKPTKAFFFNDIQNKKCHEYGYKNIFSRHGYYDTEGQPLLIRSHQPRHLLNTIAHYGEMSELDIAKWSGRVNVNQNRVYNHVSEEDMLDKIKAIKLNRSNYCQRDSILTNESTIDFNNLNQGAIHLTEFGYCVHNYLIKPCAKINQFVECDNKILGINSVDRIRLQSVREKLMQLKRITQIAYENGDYGADKWLQHHEKNLERINKLLNN from the coding sequence ATGAACAATATTATTTTATTTAAATCTAAAAAACAATTTACGGCAGAAAACAATTATAATGAATTCATAAAATTTTGTCGTTATCAACTATCTGGGCTAACCCAAGCTCAGGATTGGGAACAATATGTTTGGAAAGGGTATGTAACCTTTAGAAAGATAGGGATTGGCCATAAAGTATTTAACTCTAAAGATGTAATGCATGAAGATTTTCTCGATTTTGCAAAAGCATATATCAGATATCAGCACTCATGGAAACCCTTAAAAAATTATGGGGCTGTAATGATGGCTTTAAGATGTCTCGAACAGGCTCTTTTGCAGGTTCTGAACAGTGGTCTCATTTATAATGTTACAGCCGTTGTTTTTGATGAGGCAATGCAAATCGGAAGTAAATATTTTGAAGGTAATGTTCTCGCTCAATGTGGGATACAGCTTGAAAAATTATCAAAATTTCTATGTGAACATAACCTTGTGAAATCAGGATACATATCCTGGAAAAACCATGTGAAGCAGAAGGTCAAAAACAACTATCTTCCTGAGATTGAGGACTATCACAGAAACGATAAGTTACCAGATGAAGCTGCATTACTTGCTATTGCTGATATTTTTTCTAAAAATGATGAGCAACTGAGTCCAAGGGATAAGTTCACCAGTGCAGTATTTGCACTTTTGCTTTGTTGTCCGAGCAGAATTTCTGAGATTTTAGCCTTACCTGCTGATTGTGAGATTACACAAAGAGATGAGAAGGGTATCGAAAGATATGGTCTGAGATTCTATTCGGTTAAGGGGTATGGCCCTAATATCAAGTGGATTCCACAGGTTATGATACCAGTTGCAAAGAAAGCGATTAGAAGATTGCTTTCCTTATCACAAAATGCAAGGGCATTTGCTCAATGGTGCGAAAAATACCCTGATAAATTTTACCAGCATGAACTTTGCCCAAAAGTTGATGAAAAATCAAAGTTGACAGTTACACAGGTTTGTCATGCACTTGGCTACCCTTTACATGATCACAAATCTTGCTTTCTAAAAATTAGAAAGACAAGTTTGGATGGTGGGAAAAGTTTCTTAAACTCCAATGATTATAACTATTCATTGAGTGAGCTATGGGAAATGATTAGCTCTGGTTTTAGCAGAGACTTTCCTTGGTATGATGAAGAAAAATCTATAAGGTTTAGCAATGCATTATGTTTATTGAATCCTCGCCAATTTACTTTATCTAAAATGGTTGATTTCTATTCATTTCATAAACCAACTAAAGCATTCTTTTTTAATGATATACAAAATAAAAAATGTCATGAGTATGGATATAAAAATATTTTCTCCCGACACGGATATTATGATACTGAAGGTCAGCCACTGCTTATTCGCTCACACCAACCACGCCACCTTTTAAACACTATAGCCCATTATGGTGAAATGTCTGAACTGGATATTGCTAAATGGTCTGGTCGTGTCAATGTGAATCAGAACAGAGTTTATAACCATGTTTCGGAAGAAGATATGTTAGATAAAATCAAAGCTATTAAATTGAATAGGAGTAATTATTGTCAAAGGGACTCAATTCTCACAAATGAATCGACAATTGATTTTAATAACCTTAATCAAGGTGCAATACACTTAACTGAATTTGGTTACTGTGTACATAACTATTTAATTAAGCCTTGTGCAAAAATTAATCAGTTTGTTGAGTGTGATAATAAAATATTGGGCATTAATTCAGTAGATAGAATTAGACTGCAATCTGTCCGAGAGAAATTAATGCAATTAAAGAGAATAACTCAGATCGCTTATGAAAATGGTGATTATGGTGCAGACAAATGGTTGCAACACCATGAAAAAAATTTGGAAAGAATTAATAAGCTTTTGAATAATTAA
- a CDS encoding tyrosine-type recombinase/integrase, whose translation MCSICVDSFMLENGERYCHVVNKENGEPLYYPNLYITTQVRNRSESISTMKVIAGSISLLYRFFMRKEINIDERIQKRIFLAPHEIDDLIEFTSFNFKSGGDNNYCVSNVKKTTKYFRVTTIANYLEWLCKILLSHTGQKDTIKEILVFTNNIKRKKPRNNDKYLMDIEKSLDKAQLDSLFSILSPGSNLNPFTETVQKRNNLIFLLLHCFGMRAGELLNLRIGDIDFAESTIAIRRRANDKTDPRVYQPLVKTCERKLIADANLIYEISDYILNDRRKVKNANKHDFLFITYKEGKTQGQPLSFSSYHKIVSVVRQSSSLLSGLTGHKLRHTWNYEFSKAIDKNQDISDEKEQQIRSYLMGWRPGSDTSIIYNRRHIFELSKKTALEQQEQLFKGGFDE comes from the coding sequence ATGTGCAGTATTTGTGTGGATTCTTTTATGCTCGAAAATGGTGAGAGATATTGTCATGTTGTAAATAAAGAAAATGGTGAGCCATTGTATTATCCAAACTTGTATATAACAACACAAGTAAGAAATCGGTCAGAGTCTATATCAACAATGAAAGTTATTGCCGGTAGCATTTCATTGTTATATCGATTCTTTATGAGGAAGGAGATCAATATTGATGAAAGAATTCAGAAAAGGATATTTCTGGCTCCTCATGAAATTGATGATTTGATTGAGTTTACTTCATTCAATTTTAAAAGTGGCGGAGATAATAATTATTGTGTTTCGAATGTCAAAAAAACAACTAAGTATTTTCGGGTTACAACCATAGCTAACTATCTGGAATGGTTATGTAAAATACTTCTTTCTCATACAGGTCAGAAAGATACAATCAAAGAGATACTTGTTTTCACTAACAACATAAAAAGAAAGAAGCCAAGAAATAATGACAAATATCTTATGGATATCGAAAAGAGCTTAGACAAAGCTCAACTGGATTCTTTGTTTAGCATTCTTTCGCCAGGAAGTAACTTGAATCCGTTTACGGAAACAGTACAAAAAAGAAATAACCTAATATTCCTGTTATTACATTGCTTTGGGATGAGAGCCGGTGAACTTTTGAATCTGCGAATTGGTGACATAGATTTTGCAGAATCAACAATAGCAATAAGGAGGAGAGCAAATGATAAAACAGATCCACGAGTTTATCAGCCATTAGTGAAGACTTGTGAGAGGAAATTAATTGCTGATGCGAACCTTATTTATGAAATTTCAGATTATATCTTGAATGATCGTAGGAAAGTTAAAAATGCTAATAAGCATGACTTTCTGTTTATTACCTATAAGGAAGGGAAGACTCAAGGGCAACCGCTGTCATTTTCTTCATACCATAAGATAGTGAGTGTTGTTCGTCAATCATCCTCGCTTCTAAGTGGATTAACAGGCCATAAATTACGACACACATGGAATTATGAGTTCTCAAAAGCAATAGACAAGAATCAGGACATATCCGATGAAAAAGAGCAACAAATCCGTTCTTATCTCATGGGATGGCGACCTGGTTCAGATACTTCAATAATTTATAATCGCAGACATATTTTTGAGTTATCAAAAAAAACTGCACTTGAACAACAAGAGCAACTATTCAAAGGAGGATTTGATGAATAA
- a CDS encoding DUF6387 family protein, with the protein MKNWSPENTKEIKAWLDIDNYRKLEEISLNALYHELWARALLFKPGPTDEEKRGFWLYMTKIFSGNPHLFKGKQLDYPTVSDTLYSPPHLFITDITRLAELSVMALSVNLFTWEEGNDEYCVNAPHHEAYVSQLLSPLCEKTVLLEIDLGSGTDDEIAESIKAALPQWRAVKGVEVNETGIVRFGYGTIKKIINYRLVAMLDILLWAKRKELRISDDRLSRLLYTDEDEETSTRLGYHIKDSDRPLAMKAATIDFVKQFNYFMNRNPHLKNMRVSDVMKLSDSN; encoded by the coding sequence ATGAAAAACTGGTCACCAGAGAATACTAAAGAAATCAAAGCTTGGCTTGACATAGATAACTATCGCAAGCTCGAAGAGATCAGTTTAAATGCCTTGTATCACGAACTCTGGGCAAGAGCACTTCTGTTCAAGCCGGGGCCTACCGACGAAGAAAAGAGAGGGTTTTGGTTGTACATGACTAAAATTTTCAGTGGTAACCCCCATCTTTTCAAAGGAAAGCAACTCGATTATCCAACAGTTAGCGATACTCTTTACAGTCCTCCACACCTTTTTATTACTGATATTACCAGGCTTGCTGAACTTAGTGTGATGGCCCTTAGTGTCAATCTTTTCACCTGGGAGGAAGGAAACGATGAATATTGCGTTAATGCTCCTCACCACGAAGCCTATGTATCACAACTCTTGTCTCCCCTGTGTGAGAAAACAGTGTTGCTTGAAATCGATCTTGGTAGTGGGACTGACGATGAAATTGCTGAGTCGATAAAAGCGGCTCTGCCACAATGGAGAGCAGTAAAAGGAGTGGAAGTTAATGAAACCGGTATCGTTCGTTTCGGCTATGGAACCATTAAAAAGATCATAAATTACAGATTGGTTGCGATGCTCGACATCTTACTTTGGGCAAAAAGGAAAGAACTAAGAATCTCAGATGATCGCCTTTCCCGGCTTCTCTATACTGATGAAGATGAAGAAACTTCTACCCGTCTAGGTTATCACATTAAAGACTCGGATCGACCTCTTGCAATGAAAGCTGCAACGATAGACTTCGTTAAGCAGTTCAATTATTTCATGAACCGAAATCCACACCTGAAAAATATGAGAGTTTCAGATGTGATGAAACTCTCTGATTCTAACTGA
- a CDS encoding tyrosine-type recombinase/integrase: MNNLIKYNPDKMSIHEHKIVTSIESHGINIRDLICVMNKNLVCGFVNTLQYYFCSKSHLYVKTIIKNMKNFINNVSPNYIDDKVMIQYRNMQSENKPSYFRGLGPFLTKWFELGYPGIDESAVEIAKHFDLKIKKAGQPILQDDPTVGPLTKEEHTSLIKAMSHAYNIGELSLSDYAISLLISLTGRRPQQLVMLKYKDILQKNLDNGKVEYLISVPRIKQQGKQLQYRELPIISEVASIVQLQANHSVRLVEQILGKTLDEHTKGKIPVFLNEEKLPDFDITDPFLLESNKLYAKTTIADAALKSIVNNGKVISNRTGSLLNITPRRLRYTIATMLAKDGHNANTIAELLDHSSTSSTGIYIKNLADSVERIDFAVSEQLSFIADIFMNGITSKENYHIKFCSSRKCLSQNLNEKFPCDECAFFMPVDIDEVNVQ; the protein is encoded by the coding sequence ATGAATAATCTAATTAAATATAATCCTGATAAAATGTCTATTCATGAACATAAAATCGTCACTTCGATTGAGAGCCATGGAATTAATATTCGAGACTTGATATGTGTTATGAACAAAAATTTGGTTTGTGGATTTGTGAATACATTACAGTATTATTTTTGTAGTAAAAGCCATTTATATGTAAAAACAATAATTAAAAACATGAAGAATTTTATTAACAATGTTTCGCCTAATTATATTGATGATAAGGTAATGATTCAATATCGAAATATGCAATCAGAAAATAAACCATCATATTTTCGAGGTTTAGGGCCATTTTTAACTAAATGGTTTGAATTAGGATACCCCGGAATAGATGAAAGTGCTGTTGAAATAGCAAAGCATTTTGACCTAAAAATTAAAAAAGCTGGTCAACCTATATTACAAGATGATCCAACTGTGGGTCCACTGACTAAAGAGGAACACACTTCCTTGATCAAGGCTATGAGTCATGCATATAACATAGGTGAACTGTCACTGTCAGATTATGCAATATCACTATTAATAAGTCTTACCGGTAGAAGACCACAGCAGTTAGTTATGTTGAAATATAAAGACATTCTTCAAAAGAACTTAGATAATGGTAAAGTAGAATATTTAATCTCAGTACCACGAATTAAACAACAGGGCAAACAACTACAATATCGAGAACTGCCAATAATCTCAGAGGTTGCATCAATTGTTCAACTTCAAGCTAATCATTCCGTGAGGCTTGTTGAGCAAATTCTTGGCAAAACCCTTGATGAACATACCAAAGGCAAGATTCCTGTTTTCTTGAACGAGGAAAAACTTCCTGATTTTGACATAACAGATCCATTTCTTCTGGAATCTAATAAATTATATGCAAAAACAACAATTGCTGATGCAGCACTGAAAAGTATTGTTAATAATGGGAAAGTAATCTCAAACCGTACTGGTTCGCTATTAAATATTACTCCGCGTAGGCTTCGTTATACAATAGCAACAATGCTGGCTAAGGATGGTCATAATGCTAATACTATAGCTGAATTGTTGGATCATTCTTCAACATCAAGTACTGGTATTTATATTAAGAATCTTGCTGATAGTGTTGAAAGGATTGATTTCGCAGTTTCAGAACAGTTGTCATTTATTGCCGATATTTTTATGAATGGAATCACTTCGAAAGAGAACTATCATATTAAGTTTTGTTCTTCAAGAAAATGCCTAAGTCAGAATTTAAATGAAAAATTCCCTTGTGATGAATGTGCTTTCTTTATGCCAGTTGATATTGATGAGGTAAATGTACAATGA
- a CDS encoding VasL domain-containing protein — MNDITPRKIKTGGNPRMLPDYAALRDELSKLTHPARPDVDWRCVEKFCLSLFEQNGVELQTAAWYTLTRTQLDGLFGLNEGLAILEALISHRWGTLWPQPVHARMEILSSLSQRLQQRMRSLPLNYCDLSQLYRAEKLLKSLGEVLQRLELKHLSQFDTLRTLIHNSAARLENCDEITTLHSGSGLSARVMKGAAASTEAHTDSPLEENIASDSTVKWVYVAQPEPLAKVEGLAAMPTPVKKWKSFAAGMFTMLVISIVTVWAWQYLSRPDPLQIQLAASLAPITAALSPAQLDVLRQQSPLPQTVIAQTQQQIARLDKLPPDWNIARSRQLVDQAQVLWPEQAKLLAQQWQQQLNAAALPTEHLDGWHLGMTKLQQLSDRLNGLDEQKGKYMTVSELKSVVFSAMQSFNQSMPAEERLRVLSQIPAGQPLPSAAKAQAEMHLKQLIARYALVAQSDDAQRSLIQLKTTDE, encoded by the coding sequence ATGAATGACATTACCCCGCGTAAAATAAAAACGGGCGGCAACCCACGCATGCTGCCGGATTACGCCGCCCTGCGCGATGAACTGAGTAAGCTGACCCATCCTGCACGCCCGGATGTGGACTGGCGATGTGTGGAAAAATTCTGTCTCTCCCTGTTTGAGCAAAATGGCGTCGAGCTGCAGACGGCGGCTTGGTATACGCTGACCCGTACGCAACTGGACGGATTATTTGGTCTCAATGAAGGTCTGGCGATACTCGAGGCACTGATAAGTCATCGGTGGGGGACACTGTGGCCGCAGCCCGTTCATGCCCGTATGGAAATCCTCAGCAGTCTGAGCCAGCGTTTGCAGCAACGGATGCGCTCGCTCCCGCTAAATTACTGCGATCTCAGCCAACTGTATCGCGCAGAGAAATTGCTTAAAAGTCTGGGTGAGGTTTTGCAGCGCCTCGAGCTCAAACATCTGAGCCAATTCGATACGCTTCGTACCCTGATCCATAACAGTGCCGCCCGGCTGGAAAACTGCGATGAAATAACGACCTTGCATTCTGGTAGCGGGTTGTCTGCGAGGGTGATGAAGGGGGCCGCAGCATCAACGGAGGCTCATACTGATAGTCCGCTCGAAGAGAATATCGCGTCAGATAGCACCGTGAAGTGGGTTTACGTTGCGCAGCCAGAACCCCTGGCGAAGGTGGAAGGACTGGCAGCAATGCCCACGCCGGTAAAAAAGTGGAAATCATTCGCGGCTGGGATGTTTACCATGCTGGTGATCAGCATCGTAACGGTATGGGCTTGGCAGTATTTGTCCCGGCCAGACCCTTTACAGATTCAGCTTGCTGCATCACTGGCCCCGATCACCGCGGCGCTCTCGCCTGCACAATTGGATGTTCTGCGTCAGCAATCTCCGTTACCACAAACCGTCATTGCTCAAACACAGCAGCAGATTGCCCGACTGGATAAGTTGCCTCCTGACTGGAATATTGCAAGGAGTCGACAGCTCGTGGATCAAGCTCAGGTGCTGTGGCCGGAGCAGGCAAAACTTCTGGCACAGCAGTGGCAGCAACAACTTAATGCGGCCGCATTACCGACAGAACACCTTGATGGCTGGCATTTGGGAATGACGAAGCTGCAACAGCTGAGTGATCGTTTGAACGGGCTCGATGAGCAGAAAGGTAAATACATGACGGTCAGCGAACTGAAATCTGTCGTTTTTTCCGCCATGCAGTCATTTAACCAATCGATGCCAGCGGAAGAACGGCTGAGAGTATTGTCACAAATTCCTGCTGGGCAACCACTTCCGTCTGCTGCAAAGGCTCAGGCAGAGATGCATCTAAAACAGCTTATCGCTCGGTATGCTCTGGTGGCTCAGTCTGACGACGCGCAGCGCTCACTGATACAGTTGAAAACGACTGATGAGTGA
- a CDS encoding relaxase/mobilization nuclease domain-containing protein, with amino-acid sequence MKGMQKIKRGKCFSGVVLYVLKPGSHHKSDPIVIGGNMLSNSAFELIAEFDGTKQLRPDVQKAVWHNSLRLPNGESLTAEQWSSIADDYMKRMGFSDTHLRCYVLHDDSAGQHIHIIASRIDIAGGKLYLGRNENLISTRIISELEIAHNLTVTKTASAIAPKQPKRKRISRNEQMLSERTGVPCPKKSLQQIIDKSLADTPDLLTFIMRLEEAEVGWTANVASTGKMNGFSFSYRDIAFKGSQLGKSYSWANLSNRLNYDPDHLEAMQAIKEAIPAPAPAPAPAPAPAPAPAPAPAPAPAPAPAPATILRTTERRESISEKIAQLELRIKENRREEIVKKILRRNAAQQQKLLRSVEWLSSLKQYIELLRSFGKTILHKTRTNFSKIYAMQPLNKARKIRL; translated from the coding sequence ATGAAAGGAATGCAGAAGATCAAAAGGGGGAAATGTTTCTCTGGTGTGGTTCTCTATGTGTTAAAGCCAGGTTCACATCATAAAAGCGATCCAATCGTAATCGGGGGCAATATGCTGAGTAATTCAGCCTTTGAACTGATTGCTGAATTTGATGGCACCAAACAGCTTAGGCCAGATGTTCAGAAGGCCGTTTGGCACAACTCGCTTCGCCTGCCTAATGGAGAATCACTAACTGCTGAACAATGGTCAAGCATCGCAGATGACTACATGAAGAGGATGGGGTTCAGTGATACTCATCTCCGTTGCTATGTGCTTCATGACGATTCGGCTGGTCAGCACATACACATTATCGCCAGCAGAATCGACATAGCCGGTGGAAAGCTCTACCTTGGCAGGAATGAGAACCTCATCAGCACCCGGATCATTAGTGAACTCGAAATCGCTCATAACCTGACAGTTACCAAGACAGCTTCTGCGATTGCGCCAAAGCAACCGAAGCGGAAAAGAATCTCTCGCAACGAACAGATGCTATCAGAACGAACTGGTGTTCCCTGCCCCAAGAAATCCCTTCAGCAGATCATTGATAAAAGTTTGGCAGATACACCTGATCTTTTAACTTTTATCATGAGGCTTGAAGAAGCAGAAGTCGGCTGGACGGCGAATGTCGCTTCTACCGGGAAAATGAACGGCTTCTCATTTTCTTACCGCGATATTGCTTTCAAAGGTTCGCAATTGGGTAAAAGCTATTCTTGGGCAAATCTCAGTAATCGGCTTAACTACGACCCCGACCACTTAGAAGCTATGCAGGCTATAAAGGAAGCTATCCCTGCTCCTGCTCCTGCTCCTGCTCCTGCTCCTGCTCCTGCTCCTGCTCCTGCTCCTGCTCCTGCTCCTGCTCCTGCTCCTGCTCCTGCTCCTGCAACGATTTTAAGGACAACTGAGAGGAGGGAAAGTATCAGTGAAAAAATTGCTCAACTTGAACTGCGGATTAAAGAAAATAGACGTGAAGAGATAGTTAAAAAGATTCTTCGAAGGAATGCAGCACAACAGCAAAAGCTTCTCAGATCCGTAGAGTGGCTTTCTTCCCTAAAACAATACATTGAGCTTCTCAGAAGCTTTGGTAAGACCATACTTCACAAGACCCGCACGAACTTCTCAAAAATCTATGCAATGCAGCCTTTAAACAAGGCGAGAAAAATTCGCTTATAG